One Pseudorhodoplanes sinuspersici DNA segment encodes these proteins:
- a CDS encoding thiamine pyrophosphate-binding protein, whose product MNKQTTPQSMAAQVETPIPAGVNAPGFGSDVVAETLRELDIPYVALNPGASYRGLHDSLVNYLGNEKPQMLLCLHEESAVAIAQGYAKVTGRAMGAIVHSNVGLMHATMAIFNAWCDRMPIVILGATGPVDAAKRRPWIDWIHTARDQGALVRGYVKWDDQPASPAAAREALIRASVLANAAPQGPVYINLDAEMQEARLPEPLPPIDIARYQPRISSAPDPDMVKEAAARLRDAKSPVIMAGRASRSIDAWNARVALAEALNAKVLTDIKIGASFPTDHPLHVGAPGNLLPDNDGLAALSEADVVLSFDWIDLGGALKAAKSDAFVISATLDHHLHNGWSMDHQSLPPTDMLISADPDAVAIALSKDIGAPAKPVTLPAAPRAMTRPAASEKLTVEHLAYAVREAVGARDVALTHLPLSWNGAWWPFRHPLDYLGSDAGGGIGGGPGISVGAALALKGSGRLPVAICGDGDYLMGVTALWTAAHYRIPLLMVVANNRSFFNDELHQERVARMRNRPVENRWIGQRISDPDIDLASMARAQGAQGFGPVHGEKDLAAALQSAIAAVEDGHVAVVDVRVEPGYAPAMTAIMTRKAD is encoded by the coding sequence ATGAATAAACAGACGACACCGCAGTCGATGGCTGCTCAGGTGGAAACGCCTATTCCCGCGGGCGTGAATGCACCTGGCTTCGGCAGCGACGTTGTGGCGGAGACGTTGCGCGAACTCGACATCCCCTACGTCGCCCTCAATCCGGGCGCCAGCTATCGCGGACTGCACGATTCCCTCGTCAATTATCTCGGCAATGAAAAGCCGCAGATGCTGCTGTGTCTGCACGAGGAAAGCGCCGTCGCCATTGCACAGGGCTATGCGAAAGTGACTGGTCGCGCCATGGGCGCGATTGTGCATTCCAATGTCGGTCTGATGCACGCGACCATGGCGATCTTCAATGCGTGGTGCGATCGCATGCCGATCGTCATTCTCGGTGCGACCGGTCCGGTGGATGCTGCCAAGCGCCGCCCCTGGATCGACTGGATCCACACGGCGCGCGATCAGGGTGCGCTGGTGCGCGGCTATGTCAAATGGGACGACCAGCCTGCGTCCCCTGCTGCCGCGCGTGAGGCGCTGATCCGCGCATCGGTGCTGGCGAATGCTGCGCCGCAGGGCCCTGTCTATATCAATCTCGATGCCGAGATGCAGGAAGCCAGGCTGCCCGAGCCGCTGCCGCCGATCGATATCGCCCGCTACCAGCCGCGCATTTCGAGCGCACCTGACCCGGATATGGTGAAGGAAGCGGCGGCGCGTCTGCGCGATGCCAAGAGTCCCGTCATCATGGCTGGCCGTGCATCCCGCAGCATTGATGCGTGGAATGCCCGCGTCGCGCTGGCTGAAGCGCTGAACGCCAAGGTGCTGACCGACATCAAGATCGGCGCGTCCTTCCCCACCGATCATCCTTTGCATGTCGGAGCGCCCGGCAATCTTTTGCCGGATAACGACGGTCTTGCGGCATTGAGCGAAGCCGACGTCGTGCTCAGCTTCGACTGGATCGACCTCGGCGGTGCATTGAAGGCGGCGAAGTCGGATGCGTTCGTGATCTCCGCAACGCTCGATCACCATCTCCACAATGGCTGGAGCATGGATCATCAATCGCTGCCGCCGACGGACATGCTGATCTCGGCCGATCCCGATGCTGTGGCGATCGCGCTGTCGAAGGACATCGGCGCGCCCGCAAAGCCGGTCACGCTGCCGGCTGCGCCGCGCGCCATGACCCGGCCTGCTGCGAGTGAAAAGCTTACCGTCGAACACCTCGCCTATGCAGTACGCGAAGCTGTTGGCGCCAGAGACGTGGCGCTCACGCATCTGCCATTGTCGTGGAATGGTGCCTGGTGGCCTTTCCGCCATCCGCTCGATTATCTCGGTTCGGATGCCGGCGGCGGCATCGGCGGCGGACCCGGCATTTCGGTTGGCGCCGCACTGGCGTTGAAGGGATCTGGCCGGCTTCCTGTCGCGATCTGTGGCGATGGTGACTATCTCATGGGTGTCACCGCGCTCTGGACAGCGGCGCATTACCGCATTCCCCTGCTGATGGTGGTGGCCAACAATCGCTCCTTCTTCAATGACGAGTTGCATCAGGAGCGGGTCGCGCGGATGCGCAACCGCCCCGTCGAAAATCGCTGGATCGGCCAGCGCATTTCCGACCCCGATATCGATCTCGCATCGATGGCGCGTGCACAGGGCGCTCAAGGCTTCGGACCGGTGCATGGTGAAAAGGACCTGGCAGCAGCACTGCAATCGGCCATCGCTGCTGTCGAAGATGGTCATGTCGCGGTCGTCGATGTCCGGGTCGAACCGGGCTATGCTCCGGCCATGACAGCCATAATGACAAGAAAAGCCGACTGA
- a CDS encoding ABC transporter ATP-binding protein, translating to MSVTPMTAARPAAATNADGILVVKEVTKRFPTPDGTVLAVDDVSLSVRQGEFLSVIGPSGCGKSTLFNVVGGLLTEYEGNVTVSGERIKGPHASVGMVFQEESTFPWRTVIENVAFPLEIEGMSKTQRHEKARHFINMVGLGGFENRYPNELSGGMRQRVSLARTLASEPKILLMDEPFAALDEQTRLLLGDKVLQIQQELKQTTMLITHNITEAVQLSDRIMVMTYRPGKIKRVVDIDLPRPRTSEVVGSDAFGHYVAQIWADLREEASRGMSDDESRARATGTRRK from the coding sequence ATGTCCGTTACACCGATGACCGCTGCACGTCCCGCGGCTGCGACAAATGCCGATGGCATTCTTGTGGTCAAGGAGGTGACCAAGCGTTTCCCGACGCCGGACGGCACCGTTCTTGCCGTCGATGACGTATCGCTGTCGGTCCGTCAGGGCGAATTCCTGTCGGTGATCGGCCCATCTGGTTGCGGTAAGTCGACGTTGTTCAACGTCGTTGGCGGCCTGCTCACCGAATACGAAGGTAATGTCACGGTCAGCGGCGAACGCATCAAGGGACCGCATGCGTCCGTCGGTATGGTGTTTCAGGAAGAATCCACATTCCCCTGGCGCACGGTGATCGAGAATGTGGCCTTTCCGCTCGAGATCGAAGGCATGAGCAAGACGCAGCGCCACGAGAAGGCGCGGCATTTCATCAACATGGTCGGACTTGGCGGCTTCGAGAACCGCTATCCGAATGAATTGTCGGGCGGCATGCGTCAACGCGTCTCGCTCGCCCGTACCCTCGCATCCGAGCCAAAAATTCTTTTGATGGATGAGCCGTTCGCGGCGCTCGATGAACAAACGCGCCTTCTGCTCGGCGACAAGGTGCTGCAGATTCAGCAGGAGCTGAAGCAGACCACGATGCTCATCACCCACAACATCACCGAAGCGGTGCAGCTGTCCGATCGCATCATGGTGATGACCTACCGGCCCGGAAAGATTAAGCGCGTGGTCGATATCGATCTGCCGCGCCCTCGCACGTCCGAAGTCGTCGGCAGCGACGCCTTCGGCCATTACGTCGCGCAGATCTGGGCGGACCTGCGCGAAGAGGCGAGCCGTGGCATGAGCGATGATGAATCGCGGGCCCGCGCCACCGGAACGCGCCGCAAATGA
- a CDS encoding ABC transporter permease, with protein sequence MSTAAFTRSRFAPALLGFGTLVAFVVLMQALIYFGVLNQFIVPYPTDIARAFERVIVEEHVFERFLLTLQECVSAALLLAVFGISIGTILYKVDILRRATETWVAAAAAAPTVLMYPLFLVIFGRSAWTIIMMGFVAGLPAVILKTIEGLSGTKTVLMNVGRSFKLTPWQLFWKIQFPSALPTIFTGFKLGLIFALINVVGVEFLINFGGLGQLINDLAERYDLAGTYAAICFVILVSVLFFIVVERIERWLTRAA encoded by the coding sequence ATGAGCACAGCGGCTTTCACACGCTCGCGCTTTGCGCCGGCACTGCTCGGTTTCGGCACGCTGGTCGCCTTCGTCGTATTGATGCAGGCGTTGATCTATTTTGGCGTGCTGAACCAGTTCATTGTGCCCTATCCGACCGACATCGCGCGCGCCTTCGAACGCGTGATCGTCGAAGAGCATGTCTTCGAACGCTTCCTGCTGACGCTGCAGGAATGCGTGTCCGCTGCCTTGCTGCTGGCCGTGTTCGGTATTTCCATCGGCACGATCCTGTACAAGGTCGATATCCTGCGCCGTGCCACGGAAACATGGGTCGCCGCTGCGGCGGCCGCACCGACCGTGCTGATGTATCCGCTGTTCCTCGTGATCTTCGGCCGCTCGGCCTGGACCATCATCATGATGGGCTTTGTCGCTGGTTTGCCGGCGGTGATCCTGAAGACGATCGAAGGCCTGTCGGGCACCAAGACCGTGCTGATGAATGTCGGCCGCAGCTTCAAGCTGACACCCTGGCAACTGTTCTGGAAGATCCAGTTTCCCTCGGCGCTGCCGACGATCTTCACCGGCTTCAAGCTTGGGTTGATCTTCGCGCTCATTAACGTGGTGGGCGTCGAATTCCTGATCAACTTCGGTGGGCTGGGCCAGCTCATCAACGACCTCGCCGAACGCTACGACCTCGCCGGCACCTATGCCGCGATCTGCTTCGTGATCCTGGTCAGCGTTCTTTTCTTCATTGTTGTGGAACGGATTGAGCGATGGCTGACGCGGGCCGCCTGA
- a CDS encoding ABC transporter permease: MADAGRLRQAVITSPVLSPVTLVRIAIIAAILVGWEVLAQSGLLYRDVVPSLLAIGKAIYELLSDPQYYWNLGVTAAEVGGALAIGGISAVVVGLVLGGNKFLSRAYEPYLYYLGPTPKIIFFPIMIMWFGVGPASKVALGTLSCFFPIALSVAAGMRQIDPVLIRVGQSFRANAWQMATKVYLPAMRHPIINGIRLGLGVALIGTLLAETKLSNKGIGFLIIQAYSLFDMPRMYAMLIVLFVIAIGANAIIGRLGGLDSIKRF; encoded by the coding sequence ATGGCTGACGCGGGCCGCCTGAGACAAGCAGTGATCACGTCGCCGGTGCTGAGCCCGGTGACACTGGTCCGTATCGCGATCATCGCCGCCATTCTTGTTGGCTGGGAGGTGCTGGCGCAATCGGGCCTCCTTTATCGCGACGTCGTTCCGTCGCTGCTGGCCATCGGCAAAGCCATTTATGAGTTGCTGTCCGATCCGCAATATTACTGGAATCTCGGTGTGACCGCGGCCGAAGTCGGTGGCGCGCTCGCCATCGGCGGTATCAGCGCCGTTGTCGTCGGTCTCGTTCTTGGCGGCAACAAATTCCTGAGCCGCGCCTACGAGCCCTATCTCTATTATCTCGGCCCGACGCCCAAGATCATCTTCTTCCCGATCATGATCATGTGGTTCGGGGTCGGCCCGGCCTCCAAGGTGGCGCTCGGCACCCTCTCCTGCTTCTTCCCGATCGCGCTATCGGTTGCGGCCGGTATGCGGCAGATCGATCCGGTGCTGATCCGGGTCGGCCAAAGCTTCCGCGCCAATGCCTGGCAAATGGCAACGAAGGTGTATCTGCCGGCGATGCGTCACCCGATCATCAACGGCATCCGGCTGGGGCTCGGCGTCGCGCTGATCGGCACATTGCTGGCCGAGACCAAGCTGTCGAACAAGGGCATCGGCTTCCTGATCATCCAGGCTTACAGCTTGTTCGACATGCCGCGCATGTACGCGATGCTGATCGTTCTGTTTGTTATCGCGATCGGCGCCAACGCCATTATCGGACGCCTGGGCGGTCTCGACTCAATCAAACGATTTTAA
- a CDS encoding ABC transporter substrate-binding protein: protein MRTMTALLYAAAFAAAALAQTASAMAQDKLKLAIGQRGNWDTAISHIGEKAGIFKKHGIELEMTYTSGSGETLQPVISNSVDIGLAIGTMGAISAYGKGAPVRVIGAEATGAADYWYAKTDSGIKTLKDTNGKTIAFSSRGSSTNSIVLAFINEFKLTAKPQATGSPPSTLTAVMTGQVDVGWAAPPFGLKEMDEGKINLVAKATDAKIVAGQTIRVIAVNADTLAKKRDALIRYLQAYRETIDYMYSNDQAIKDYAEFAKIDEKMARRVRDDFFPRSIVEPDQIKGLDTLLPEAVTLKFIDKELTKEQLTELFQVPLKK from the coding sequence ATGCGGACAATGACAGCGCTGCTTTATGCAGCGGCGTTCGCCGCGGCTGCGCTCGCGCAAACGGCGAGTGCAATGGCGCAAGACAAGTTGAAGCTTGCGATCGGTCAGCGCGGCAACTGGGACACCGCTATTTCGCACATCGGCGAGAAGGCCGGCATTTTCAAGAAGCACGGCATCGAACTCGAGATGACCTACACCTCCGGCAGCGGCGAGACGCTGCAGCCGGTGATTTCCAATAGCGTTGATATCGGATTAGCCATCGGCACCATGGGCGCGATCAGCGCGTATGGCAAAGGCGCGCCGGTTCGCGTCATCGGTGCGGAAGCGACGGGTGCTGCAGACTATTGGTACGCCAAGACGGATTCGGGCATCAAGACGCTGAAGGATACTAACGGCAAGACGATCGCCTTCTCCTCGCGCGGCTCTTCCACCAATTCGATCGTTCTCGCCTTCATCAACGAATTCAAACTGACAGCAAAGCCGCAGGCGACCGGCTCGCCGCCCTCGACGCTGACGGCTGTGATGACGGGCCAGGTCGATGTCGGCTGGGCCGCTCCTCCGTTCGGCCTGAAGGAGATGGACGAGGGAAAGATCAATCTCGTCGCCAAGGCAACGGATGCCAAAATCGTTGCCGGCCAGACCATCCGCGTCATCGCGGTCAATGCCGACACGCTGGCGAAAAAGCGCGATGCGCTGATCCGTTACCTGCAGGCCTATCGCGAAACGATCGATTACATGTATTCGAACGACCAGGCGATTAAGGATTATGCCGAATTCGCCAAGATCGACGAAAAGATGGCGCGACGCGTCCGCGACGATTTCTTCCCGCGCAGCATTGTCGAACCTGACCAGATCAAGGGCCTGGACACGCTATTGCCGGAAGCGGTGACGCTGAAATTCATCGACAAGGAATTGACGAAGGAACAGCTCACTGAATTGTTCCAGGTACCGCTGAAGAAGTAG
- a CDS encoding ABC transporter substrate-binding protein → MSKLNLSIAIGDYDRNRPLIDGAVQMDGVDPVFMTLSPEEIFFRAFRNADFDICELSLSSSTVKIADGNFPYVGIPAFLSRCFRHTSLYVRTDRIKKPEDLKGKRIGLPEYQLTAVVWARALLEDEFGVKPSDVTWVRGGIAEPGRPEKIKLNLPKNVTLENAPDGKTISGMLASGEIDAFMAPRAPALPPDTPNVGWLFPDPVEAAKDYYRRTKIFPIMHIVGVRRELAEKHPWLPAAALKAFEQSKAKAVAHLSEPSATKVTLPFAEERVMEAKELMGEDYWSYGVPANRHVLETFFRHHHSQGLSSKLVTVEDLFHPSTLESVKI, encoded by the coding sequence ATGTCCAAGCTGAATCTTTCTATCGCGATTGGCGATTATGACCGCAACCGCCCGTTGATCGACGGCGCCGTGCAAATGGATGGTGTCGATCCCGTCTTCATGACCTTGTCGCCGGAGGAGATTTTCTTCCGCGCATTCCGCAATGCCGATTTCGACATCTGCGAATTGTCGCTGTCGAGTTCGACGGTGAAGATTGCGGACGGCAATTTCCCCTATGTCGGTATTCCAGCTTTTCTGTCGCGTTGCTTTCGCCACACCTCGCTTTATGTGCGCACCGACCGCATCAAGAAGCCGGAAGACCTGAAGGGCAAGCGCATCGGCCTGCCGGAATATCAGTTGACCGCTGTCGTCTGGGCGCGTGCATTGCTGGAAGATGAATTTGGCGTCAAACCGTCGGACGTGACGTGGGTACGTGGCGGTATTGCCGAGCCAGGACGGCCCGAGAAGATCAAGCTGAATCTACCGAAGAACGTGACGCTGGAAAACGCGCCGGACGGCAAAACGATTTCCGGCATGCTGGCGTCGGGCGAAATCGATGCTTTCATGGCGCCGCGCGCGCCGGCCCTGCCGCCGGATACACCGAATGTCGGCTGGCTGTTTCCCGATCCGGTTGAGGCGGCGAAGGATTATTACCGGCGCACCAAGATCTTCCCGATCATGCACATCGTCGGCGTGCGGCGCGAACTCGCGGAGAAGCATCCGTGGCTGCCGGCAGCGGCGCTGAAGGCGTTCGAGCAGTCGAAGGCCAAGGCAGTTGCGCATCTCAGCGAACCGTCGGCAACCAAGGTGACTCTGCCATTCGCCGAAGAGCGGGTAATGGAAGCCAAGGAGCTGATGGGCGAGGATTACTGGTCCTATGGTGTGCCGGCCAACCGGCATGTGCTGGAGACGTTCTTCCGCCACCACCATTCGCAGGGACTGTCGTCGAAGCTGGTGACGGTGGAGGACCTATTCCATCCGTCGACGCTGGAGAGCGTGAAGATCTGA
- the recJ gene encoding single-stranded-DNA-specific exonuclease RecJ: protein MSVPTTALAVPEAQQRFFLGVETSARGRAWRDRLDARGSARALAIAQRHGVPEMLSRILAGRDIEAADAESYLDPAVKRLMPDPDTLTAMPQAAARIADAIQRGENVAIFGDYDVDGATSSALMARYLRHCGLSPVIHIPDRLFEGYGPNVDAIRSLAHRGATLLITVDCGTTSIEPLAEANKLGLDVVVIDHHQCDEILPQALALVNPNRLDDLSGLGHLAAVGLVFMTLVAVNRELRRRSFFNDARREPDLLSALDLVALGTIADVVPLKGLNRAFVSKGLVSLRRRENVGLTALMDAARLDGPPEPYHLGFLLGPRINAGGRIGRADLGANLLLEEDPTEAGRIAAELDRLNRERQAMEQHMLVEAEAEALAALGLEEKGAVVVTASTGWHPGIVGLVAARLKEKFGRPAFAIALEPGGTGTGSGRSIAGVDLGRAVRQAVADGLLVKGGGHAMAAGVTLRKERLAEFRAYLESSLAGAVEQARRDDALLIDGALSAAAANLEFCASVMRAGPFGAGNPDPVFVLPAHTIAFADVVGQHHIRARLRAPDGAFMNGIAFRAANTDLGRALIEGRGQAIHAAGQLSVDRWQGNERVQMRLIDVAPADRIG, encoded by the coding sequence ATGTCCGTTCCAACCACAGCCTTGGCCGTGCCGGAGGCGCAGCAGCGCTTCTTTCTCGGCGTCGAGACATCGGCGCGGGGCCGCGCATGGCGGGACCGGCTCGACGCGCGGGGCAGTGCGCGGGCACTGGCGATCGCGCAGCGTCACGGTGTGCCGGAGATGCTGTCACGTATTCTCGCTGGGCGCGACATCGAAGCCGCCGATGCAGAGAGCTATCTCGATCCGGCGGTGAAACGCCTGATGCCGGATCCCGATACATTGACGGCAATGCCTCAGGCGGCGGCGCGGATCGCTGATGCTATCCAGCGCGGCGAAAATGTTGCGATCTTCGGCGATTACGATGTCGATGGTGCGACTTCGTCGGCGTTGATGGCGCGCTACCTTCGGCATTGTGGTTTGTCGCCTGTCATTCATATTCCGGATCGTTTGTTCGAAGGCTACGGCCCGAATGTCGATGCGATCCGTTCGCTCGCCCATCGCGGTGCGACGTTGCTGATCACCGTCGATTGCGGCACCACGTCAATCGAGCCTTTGGCCGAAGCGAACAAGCTTGGCCTCGATGTCGTGGTCATCGACCATCATCAATGCGATGAAATATTGCCGCAAGCTTTAGCGCTGGTGAACCCGAACCGGCTCGACGATCTGTCGGGACTTGGCCATCTTGCGGCTGTCGGCCTCGTATTCATGACGCTTGTGGCCGTGAACCGCGAATTGCGACGCCGCAGCTTCTTCAATGACGCGCGGCGCGAACCCGATCTGTTGTCGGCACTCGATCTCGTGGCGCTCGGCACCATCGCTGATGTCGTGCCGCTGAAGGGGCTGAATCGTGCGTTCGTCTCAAAAGGGTTGGTGTCGCTGCGCCGGCGGGAAAATGTCGGTCTGACAGCACTGATGGACGCGGCGAGACTTGATGGGCCGCCGGAGCCGTATCACCTCGGATTCCTGCTTGGACCGCGCATCAACGCAGGTGGCCGCATTGGCCGCGCCGATCTCGGCGCCAATCTTCTGCTGGAAGAAGATCCGACCGAAGCAGGCCGCATCGCCGCCGAACTCGATCGTCTCAATCGCGAACGGCAGGCGATGGAGCAGCACATGCTCGTGGAAGCCGAAGCCGAAGCGCTGGCTGCGCTTGGCCTTGAGGAGAAAGGCGCTGTTGTCGTCACAGCGTCCACAGGGTGGCATCCGGGCATTGTTGGTCTTGTGGCTGCGCGGCTGAAAGAGAAATTCGGGCGGCCGGCTTTTGCGATCGCGCTCGAGCCCGGCGGGACCGGGACGGGTTCGGGCCGCTCGATTGCCGGTGTCGATCTCGGTCGCGCAGTCCGTCAGGCGGTCGCCGACGGCTTGCTGGTGAAGGGGGGAGGCCATGCGATGGCCGCAGGCGTCACGCTCCGCAAAGAACGGCTGGCCGAGTTTCGCGCCTATCTTGAATCCTCGCTCGCCGGAGCCGTGGAACAGGCGCGGCGCGACGACGCGCTGCTGATCGATGGCGCGTTGAGTGCCGCTGCAGCCAATCTTGAATTCTGCGCATCGGTGATGCGAGCAGGGCCTTTCGGCGCCGGCAATCCCGATCCGGTCTTTGTGCTGCCGGCACATACTATTGCTTTCGCCGATGTCGTTGGCCAGCACCACATTCGTGCGCGGTTGCGTGCGCCCGATGGGGCCTTCATGAACGGCATCGCGTTCCGCGCGGCGAATACCGATCTTGGCCGCGCGCTGATCGAGGGACGGGGACAGGCAATTCATGCCGCCGGACAATTGTCGGTCGACCGTTGGCAGGGCAACGAGCGCGTGCAGATGCGCCTAATCGATGTAGCGCCGGCAGACCGTATTGGCTAA
- a CDS encoding GNAT family N-acetyltransferase yields MRKPPPDAPRDLVIRPLRLNEREAWEPFWQAYLTFYESSVSPDTTDVLWMRLHDDNEPMFVQGAFHKERLIGIVHYLFHRSSWTIADYCYLQDLYVSEEARGLGAGRALIEAVEQAARQKGASRVYWLTKEDNHTARALYDKLAARSGFIQYRKLF; encoded by the coding sequence ATGCGCAAGCCGCCGCCTGACGCACCGCGTGATCTTGTGATCCGACCACTGCGGCTGAACGAGCGGGAGGCTTGGGAGCCGTTCTGGCAGGCCTATCTCACATTCTATGAGTCATCGGTCTCGCCCGACACGACCGATGTGCTGTGGATGCGGCTGCATGACGACAACGAGCCGATGTTCGTGCAGGGCGCGTTCCATAAGGAGCGGCTGATCGGCATCGTGCATTACCTGTTCCATCGTTCCAGCTGGACCATCGCCGATTACTGCTATCTCCAGGACTTGTATGTGTCCGAGGAAGCGCGGGGCCTCGGCGCCGGGCGTGCGCTGATCGAAGCCGTGGAACAGGCCGCACGGCAGAAAGGCGCAAGCCGCGTCTACTGGCTGACCAAGGAAGACAATCACACCGCCCGCGCACTCTATGATAAACTGGCGGCTCGCTCCGGTTTCATCCAATATCGCAAGCTCTTCTAG
- the glpX gene encoding class II fructose-bisphosphatase, whose product MASTITVQPHQMLERVLSLEIVRVTERAAVSAARLRGHGKDKASDQAAVDAMRRELNKLPIDGTVVIGEGELDEAPMLFIGEQVGTKSGGFKVDIAVDPLEGTTLCAKNMPGAIATLAMADAGTLLHAPDCYMDKIAIGPGYPKGTIDLDAPADENIINLAKAKGVKPSEITAILLDRPRHADIISAVRKTGAAVSLISDGDVAGVIHCAEPKTGIDIYLGIGGAPEGVLAAAALRCIGGQMQCRLVIDSEALRERTLKMGIKDPKKKYEIEDMVKGDCLFAATGVTTGAMLTGVKFGKNIIETETVVMRSVTGTVRYIRAEHRQLDKFHLD is encoded by the coding sequence ATGGCGTCGACGATTACCGTGCAACCGCATCAGATGCTCGAGCGGGTGCTCTCGCTCGAAATCGTGCGCGTCACCGAGCGCGCTGCGGTATCGGCCGCGCGATTGCGCGGTCACGGTAAGGACAAGGCGTCGGATCAGGCTGCCGTCGACGCGATGCGCCGCGAACTGAACAAGCTGCCGATTGATGGAACGGTGGTTATCGGCGAGGGCGAGCTCGATGAAGCGCCGATGCTGTTCATCGGCGAGCAGGTTGGTACCAAGAGCGGCGGATTCAAGGTCGATATCGCTGTCGATCCGCTGGAAGGGACCACGCTTTGCGCCAAAAACATGCCGGGCGCGATAGCAACGCTGGCGATGGCCGATGCCGGCACGCTGCTGCATGCGCCGGACTGCTACATGGACAAGATCGCCATCGGTCCTGGCTACCCGAAAGGGACCATCGATCTCGATGCGCCGGCCGATGAGAACATCATCAATCTCGCCAAGGCCAAGGGCGTGAAGCCATCCGAGATCACCGCAATCCTGCTTGACCGGCCGCGGCATGCTGACATCATCAGCGCTGTGCGCAAGACCGGCGCGGCGGTCAGTCTGATTTCCGACGGTGACGTTGCGGGTGTCATTCACTGCGCCGAACCGAAGACCGGCATCGATATCTATCTCGGCATCGGCGGTGCGCCGGAAGGAGTTCTTGCCGCGGCCGCGCTCCGCTGCATCGGCGGCCAGATGCAATGCCGTCTCGTGATCGATTCCGAAGCGCTGCGCGAACGCACGCTGAAGATGGGGATCAAGGACCCGAAGAAGAAATACGAGATCGAGGACATGGTGAAGGGCGACTGCTTGTTCGCCGCCACCGGCGTCACAACGGGCGCGATGCTGACCGGTGTGAAATTCGGCAAGAACATCATCGAAACCGAGACGGTGGTGATGCGTTCGGTGACCGGCACTGTGCGTTACATTCGCGCCGAGCATCGCCAGCTCGATAAATTCCATCTGGATTGA